A genome region from Streptomyces sp. NBC_01296 includes the following:
- a CDS encoding GTPase → MTALTDRTDDRWDDGFIARSRRVGGIDVDLDPDDDTGGDEGDDALVRAVSGAGSDGGKAPSPPLSPEGQALRTRLEALRQLVGLSRTRLDGKTLAEAGRVLDEAAARRGLSLQHTVVAIAGATGSGKSTLFNSLAGVQISETGLRRPTTAAPIACSWSDGAAGLLDRLEIPGRLRRRPRETSETGALRGMVLVDLPDLDSAVGAHRDHVDRVLALVDAVVWVVDPEKYADAVLHERYLRPLAGHAEVTFVVLNQVDRLPGESADLVLDDLRRLLDDDGIALGEHDEPGATVLGLSALTGEGVGELRDLLAQFTQEKGAATRRISADVDRAAMRLRPLYVADGHPGPEIGEAARAEFEDRLAEAVGAYAAGLAAERAWRRNAGKACGTPWLRLWRWYEGRRAPRTLAGLAALAAIGGRGPATAQTPVEEEVTARQRVEQAVRTVADAAADGLPDAWAQAVRETAVRGAEQLPESLDEIAVTLGSAVTVPSAKPPRPAWWPAAVLAQAAMTLLQIYGGLWLVGQIAGVLEPRLMPPVLLMVAGIVGGPLVEWACSIAARGPARRYGQDAERRLRQAAAGCGRARVLEPVAAELLRYREVREQYATVAAGGTKLSTTRE, encoded by the coding sequence GTGACCGCTTTGACCGACCGCACCGACGACCGCTGGGACGACGGATTCATCGCACGCTCGCGCCGCGTCGGCGGGATCGACGTCGACCTCGACCCCGATGACGACACGGGCGGGGACGAGGGCGACGACGCGCTCGTCCGCGCCGTCTCCGGCGCCGGCAGCGACGGGGGCAAGGCGCCCTCGCCGCCGCTCAGCCCCGAAGGCCAGGCGCTGCGCACGCGCCTCGAGGCGCTGCGCCAGCTGGTCGGGCTCTCACGGACCCGGCTCGACGGAAAGACCCTCGCCGAGGCGGGCCGGGTGCTCGACGAGGCGGCCGCGCGGCGCGGGCTGTCGCTGCAGCACACGGTCGTCGCGATCGCCGGTGCCACCGGAAGCGGCAAGTCCACGCTCTTCAATTCACTCGCCGGAGTGCAGATTTCCGAAACGGGGCTGCGCAGGCCGACGACCGCCGCACCCATCGCGTGCAGCTGGTCGGACGGCGCGGCCGGGCTGCTCGACCGCCTCGAGATCCCGGGCAGGCTGCGCCGCCGGCCGCGCGAGACCTCGGAGACCGGGGCGCTGCGCGGGATGGTCCTGGTGGACCTGCCGGACCTGGACTCCGCGGTCGGGGCCCACCGCGACCACGTGGACCGGGTGCTCGCCCTCGTCGACGCGGTGGTGTGGGTGGTCGACCCGGAGAAGTACGCCGACGCGGTGCTGCACGAGCGGTACCTGCGGCCACTGGCCGGGCACGCCGAGGTGACGTTCGTCGTGCTGAACCAGGTGGACCGGCTGCCCGGCGAGTCGGCGGACCTCGTACTGGACGACCTGCGACGGCTGTTGGACGACGACGGCATCGCCCTCGGCGAGCACGACGAGCCCGGCGCCACCGTCCTCGGGCTGTCGGCGCTGACCGGCGAGGGCGTCGGGGAACTCCGCGACCTCCTCGCACAGTTCACCCAGGAGAAGGGCGCCGCGACCCGGCGGATCTCCGCCGATGTCGACCGGGCCGCCATGCGCCTGCGTCCGCTGTACGTGGCCGACGGCCATCCGGGGCCGGAGATCGGGGAGGCGGCGCGCGCCGAGTTCGAGGACCGGCTCGCGGAGGCGGTCGGGGCGTACGCGGCCGGGCTGGCCGCCGAGCGGGCCTGGCGGCGCAATGCGGGCAAGGCGTGCGGCACCCCTTGGCTGCGGCTGTGGCGGTGGTACGAGGGCCGGCGCGCCCCGCGCACCCTGGCCGGGCTGGCCGCGCTGGCGGCGATCGGCGGCCGGGGACCTGCGACCGCGCAGACGCCGGTCGAGGAGGAGGTGACCGCGCGCCAGCGGGTGGAACAGGCCGTACGGACGGTCGCCGACGCGGCGGCCGACGGGCTGCCCGACGCCTGGGCGCAGGCGGTACGGGAGACCGCGGTGCGGGGCGCCGAACAGCTCCCGGAGTCGCTGGACGAGATCGCGGTGACGCTGGGGTCGGCGGTCACGGTGCCGAGCGCCAAGCCGCCGCGGCCGGCGTGGTGGCCTGCGGCGGTGCTGGCGCAGGCGGCGATGACGCTGCTGCAGATCTACGGCGGGCTGTGGCTGGTCGGGCAGATCGCCGGGGTCCTGGAGCCGCGGCTGATGCCGCCGGTGCTGCTGATGGTGGCGGGCATCGTCGGCGGGCCGCTGGTGGAGTGGGCCTGCTCGATCGCGGCCCGGGGCCCGGCGCGGCGGTACGGGCAGGACGCGGAGCGGCGGCTGCGGCAGGCGGCGGCCGGCTGCGGGCGGGCCCGGGTGCTGGAGCCGGTGGCGGCGGAGCTGCTGCGCTACCGGGAGGTGCGCGAGCAGTACGCGACGGTGGCCGCAGGGGGGACGAAGTTGTCCACAACCCGCGAGTAG
- a CDS encoding phospholipase, producing the protein MRRRPAPLLVSAAAAAVLVVATPASAAPADKPQVLGGWTQTSAASYDAWIAARGNQGKWAAYGFDWSTDYCSTSPDNPFGFPFQTSCARHDFGYRNYKAAGTFPANKSRVDDALYADLKRVCSAYSGVKKGSCDSTAWTYYQAVKVFGVSPQDAPQDAPAA; encoded by the coding sequence ATGCGCCGTCGTCCCGCTCCTCTCCTCGTATCGGCGGCCGCGGCCGCCGTACTCGTCGTCGCGACGCCCGCGTCGGCGGCCCCGGCCGACAAGCCGCAGGTCCTCGGCGGCTGGACGCAGACCAGCGCCGCCAGCTACGACGCCTGGATCGCGGCGCGCGGCAACCAGGGCAAGTGGGCGGCGTACGGGTTCGACTGGTCGACGGACTACTGCTCGACCTCGCCCGACAACCCGTTCGGCTTCCCCTTCCAGACGTCCTGCGCCCGCCACGACTTCGGCTACCGCAACTACAAGGCCGCAGGTACATTTCCGGCCAACAAGTCCCGGGTGGACGATGCCCTTTACGCGGACCTGAAGCGGGTCTGCTCGGCGTACTCGGGTGTGAAGAAGGGCTCCTGCGACAGCACCGCGTGGACCTACTACCAGGCCGTCAAGGTCTTCGGCGTCTCCCCGCAGGACGCGCCGCAGGACGCGCCCGCCGCCTGA
- a CDS encoding barstar family protein: MTRIYVLDGRRIGGLEDFWVLLGEAVNGTGGYFGRNLDSLNDCLRGGFGTPDDGDFVIEWRDHEESRRALGHPETARHLEGVLTRCHPTNRERVADGLARARTGRGPTLFDFLTEIFEGQVPGVLRLR; encoded by the coding sequence GTGACGAGGATCTACGTGCTCGACGGCCGCCGGATCGGGGGGCTCGAGGACTTCTGGGTGTTGTTGGGGGAAGCCGTCAACGGGACCGGGGGGTATTTCGGGCGGAACCTGGACTCCCTCAACGACTGTCTTCGGGGCGGCTTCGGAACCCCTGACGACGGCGACTTCGTGATCGAGTGGCGCGACCACGAGGAGTCCCGGCGGGCGCTCGGCCACCCCGAGACGGCCCGCCACCTCGAAGGAGTCCTCACGCGCTGTCACCCGACGAACCGCGAGCGCGTCGCCGACGGCCTGGCACGGGCGCGCACCGGCCGGGGGCCCACGCTGTTCGACTTCCTGACGGAGATCTTCGAGGGGCAGGTCCCGGGCGTCCTCCGCCTTCGCTGA
- a CDS encoding thioester domain-containing protein, with protein MAAALLAAALAAAPAARAAADSGTPAPRTPEGASAVLDGLKTYGQAVLRAKDGSVRQIPAGLYEMRVDGGGMLQTYGVGVAGNAQPQARYTESGWSGTLLEGNGEAGRIRWVLEHSYPQLNDLAGLAKAAGAGALTAQSAAAGTQVAIWRLADGAQVEAADPAAEKLADYLQRSAGKLPEPPASLGLDPENVSGPVGTRLGPVTVRTGAQSVTVTPDAAAVAMGVRVVDAEGRALTTAANGSRLYFEVPAGTPDGAASVTVQGSTKVPVGRVFTSGVPSQAQIVAGSSESAAAASAHAVWPQPVVAEAVTTGDGPAVTQASAAAAAAVSSESTTDEERLATSGSSAATPVIASLAVGLVVLGGLVVLLLRKRPLDEEDQA; from the coding sequence TTGGCGGCTGCGCTGCTGGCTGCGGCCCTGGCCGCCGCCCCGGCCGCGCGGGCGGCCGCCGACTCCGGGACGCCTGCGCCCCGGACGCCGGAGGGCGCGAGCGCCGTGCTGGACGGGCTGAAGACGTACGGTCAGGCGGTCCTGCGCGCGAAGGACGGGTCGGTCCGGCAGATTCCGGCCGGGCTGTACGAGATGCGGGTCGACGGAGGCGGGATGCTCCAGACCTACGGGGTCGGCGTGGCGGGCAACGCCCAGCCGCAGGCCCGGTACACGGAGAGCGGCTGGAGCGGCACCCTGCTCGAGGGGAACGGGGAGGCGGGCCGGATCCGCTGGGTCCTCGAGCACTCCTACCCGCAGCTGAACGATCTCGCCGGACTGGCCAAGGCGGCCGGGGCCGGGGCCCTGACCGCGCAGAGCGCGGCCGCCGGAACCCAGGTCGCGATCTGGCGGCTCGCGGACGGGGCGCAGGTGGAGGCCGCCGACCCCGCGGCGGAGAAGCTGGCCGACTACCTCCAGCGGTCGGCGGGCAAGCTCCCGGAGCCGCCGGCCTCGCTGGGGCTGGACCCGGAGAACGTGTCGGGTCCCGTGGGCACCCGCCTCGGGCCGGTCACCGTGCGGACCGGGGCGCAGAGCGTGACGGTCACCCCGGACGCGGCGGCCGTGGCGATGGGGGTGCGGGTGGTGGACGCCGAGGGGCGAGCGCTCACCACCGCGGCCAACGGGAGCCGGCTGTACTTCGAGGTGCCGGCGGGCACCCCGGACGGCGCGGCCTCGGTCACGGTCCAGGGCTCCACGAAGGTGCCGGTCGGGCGGGTCTTCACCAGCGGGGTGCCGTCCCAGGCGCAGATCGTGGCGGGCTCCAGCGAGTCCGCGGCGGCGGCCTCGGCGCACGCGGTCTGGCCGCAGCCCGTGGTGGCCGAGGCCGTCACGACCGGCGACGGGCCCGCCGTGACGCAGGCCTCGGCCGCGGCTGCGGCTGCGGTTTCGTCGGAGTCCACCACGGACGAGGAGCGGCTCGCCACCAGCGGCAGCTCCGCCGCCACCCCGGTCATCGCCTCGCTGGCGGTGGGCCTGGTGGTACTGGGCGGCCTGGTGGTCCTCCTGCTCCGCAAGCGCCCACTGGACGAGGAGGACCAGGCGTAA
- a CDS encoding class I SAM-dependent methyltransferase, which yields MADGSVERARSFGVAARRYGDHRPSYPDALADALEEVSGVALRGARVADVGAGTGIATGLLCARGANVVGVEPGAGMAAEFRRRHPRVPLVRGDGDRLPFASGSLDLLAYAQSWHWTDPAHSGPEALRVLRPGGALAVWSNDPDVGVEWIADQQARIEERFGPGWYINEHPRSQGGLEFTTRLLPWSREITIDAHLAKLATHSLFLVGRPGSGDFLSAERERLRVLFPGGTVKEHYVVDLRIARVGQPKRPWT from the coding sequence ATGGCGGACGGATCTGTGGAGCGGGCGCGGTCGTTCGGGGTGGCTGCGCGGCGGTACGGGGACCATCGGCCCTCGTATCCCGACGCGCTGGCGGATGCCCTGGAGGAGGTCTCCGGGGTGGCGCTGCGCGGGGCGCGGGTTGCCGATGTGGGGGCCGGCACCGGGATCGCCACCGGGCTGTTGTGCGCCCGCGGGGCCAACGTGGTCGGCGTCGAGCCGGGGGCGGGGATGGCCGCGGAGTTCCGGCGGCGTCACCCGCGCGTTCCGCTCGTACGCGGGGATGGGGATCGGCTGCCCTTCGCGTCGGGGTCCCTTGACCTCCTTGCGTACGCGCAGTCCTGGCACTGGACCGATCCGGCCCACTCCGGACCGGAGGCCCTGCGCGTGCTGCGACCCGGCGGGGCGCTGGCCGTCTGGTCGAACGACCCGGACGTGGGCGTCGAGTGGATCGCCGACCAGCAGGCCCGGATCGAGGAGAGGTTCGGTCCCGGTTGGTACATCAACGAACATCCCAGGTCGCAGGGCGGCTTGGAGTTCACCACCCGGCTGCTGCCTTGGTCTCGAGAAATCACGATCGACGCCCATCTTGCCAAGTTGGCGACCCACTCCCTCTTCCTGGTCGGCCGACCCGGGAGCGGTGACTTCCTCAGCGCCGAGCGGGAGCGGCTCCGAGTCCTGTTCCCCGGTGGGACGGTGAAAGAGCACTACGTCGTCGACCTGCGGATCGCGCGCGTGGGTCAGCCGAAGCGGCCCTGGACGTAG
- a CDS encoding single-stranded DNA-binding protein, which yields MNDTTVTLIGHVATQIDYKETVNGPSARFRFAVTPRYFDRRKDAWTDGTTSFYTVWARRTLAVNLAGSVAVGEPLVVHGRLRVREDPPDGEGNRWFSAEIDATAVGHDLNRGTAAFRRVVKADPPLMATQKAAVV from the coding sequence ATGAACGACACCACGGTGACGCTGATCGGCCATGTGGCCACGCAGATCGACTACAAGGAGACGGTGAACGGGCCGTCTGCGCGGTTCCGGTTCGCCGTGACGCCGCGGTACTTCGACCGGCGCAAGGACGCCTGGACGGACGGGACCACCAGCTTCTACACCGTGTGGGCGCGGCGCACGCTCGCGGTGAACCTGGCCGGCTCCGTCGCGGTGGGCGAGCCGCTGGTGGTGCACGGGCGGCTGCGGGTACGGGAGGATCCACCCGACGGAGAGGGCAACCGGTGGTTCTCTGCGGAGATCGACGCGACCGCCGTCGGCCACGATCTGAACCGGGGGACGGCGGCATTCCGGCGGGTCGTCAAGGCGGACCCGCCGCTGATGGCCACTCAGAAGGCGGCGGTGGTCTGA
- the ettA gene encoding energy-dependent translational throttle protein EttA — translation MAEFIYTMRKTRKAHGDKVILDDVSLNFLPGAKIGVVGPNGAGKSTVLKIMAGLEQPSNGDAFLSPGFTVGILMQEPKLDESKTVLENVQDGAADIMKKLKRFNEVAELMATDYSDALLDEMGKLQEDLDHSNAWDLDAQLEQAMDALGCPPGDWAVTTLSGGEKRRVALCKLLIEAPDLLLLDEPTNHLDAESVNWLEQHLSQYAGAVVAVTHDRYFLNNVAEWILELDRGRAHPYEGNYSTYLEKKATRLKVEGRKDEKRQKRLKEELEWVRSNAKGRQTKSKARLARYEEMAAEADKMRKLDFEEIQIPPGPRLGSIVVEVNNLSKAFGDKVLIDDLSFTLPRNGIVGIIGPNGAGKTTLFKMLQGLEAPDSGSVKVGETVKISYVDQSRANIDPKKTLWAVVSDELDYINVGQVEMPSRAYVSAFGFKGPDQQKPAGVLSGGERNRLNLALTLKEGGNLLLLDEPTNDLDVETLSSLENALLEFPGAAVVISHDRWFLDRVATHILAYEGESKWYWFEGNFESYEKNKIERLGPDAARPHRATYKKLTRG, via the coding sequence TTGGCTGAGTTCATCTACACCATGCGCAAGACGCGCAAGGCGCACGGCGACAAGGTGATTCTTGATGACGTCTCCTTGAACTTCCTGCCCGGCGCGAAGATCGGTGTGGTCGGCCCGAACGGTGCCGGTAAGTCCACCGTTCTGAAGATCATGGCTGGCCTGGAGCAGCCGTCCAACGGCGACGCCTTCCTGTCGCCCGGCTTCACCGTCGGCATCCTGATGCAGGAGCCCAAGCTCGACGAGTCCAAGACGGTCCTGGAGAACGTCCAGGACGGCGCTGCGGACATCATGAAGAAGCTCAAGCGCTTCAACGAGGTCGCCGAGCTGATGGCGACCGACTACTCGGACGCGCTCCTCGACGAGATGGGCAAGCTCCAGGAGGACCTGGACCACTCCAACGCCTGGGACCTCGACGCCCAGCTGGAGCAGGCCATGGACGCCCTGGGCTGCCCGCCCGGCGACTGGGCCGTCACCACCCTCTCCGGTGGCGAGAAGCGCCGCGTGGCGCTCTGCAAGCTGCTGATCGAGGCCCCGGACCTGCTCCTCCTCGACGAGCCCACCAACCACCTCGACGCCGAGTCGGTGAACTGGCTGGAGCAGCACCTCTCGCAGTACGCGGGCGCCGTCGTGGCCGTCACCCACGACCGGTACTTCCTGAACAACGTCGCCGAGTGGATCCTCGAGCTCGACCGCGGCCGCGCGCACCCCTACGAGGGCAACTACTCCACCTACCTGGAGAAGAAGGCCACCCGCCTCAAGGTCGAGGGCCGCAAGGACGAGAAGCGCCAGAAGCGCCTCAAGGAAGAGCTGGAGTGGGTCCGCTCCAACGCCAAGGGCCGCCAGACCAAGTCCAAGGCCCGTCTCGCCCGCTACGAGGAGATGGCGGCCGAGGCGGACAAGATGCGGAAGCTGGACTTCGAGGAGATCCAGATCCCGCCGGGCCCGCGTCTGGGCTCGATCGTGGTCGAGGTCAACAACCTCTCCAAGGCGTTCGGTGACAAGGTCCTCATCGACGACCTGTCGTTCACGCTGCCGCGCAACGGCATCGTCGGCATCATCGGCCCGAACGGCGCCGGCAAGACCACGCTCTTCAAGATGCTCCAGGGCCTGGAGGCGCCGGACTCCGGCTCCGTCAAGGTCGGCGAGACCGTCAAGATCAGCTACGTCGACCAGTCCCGCGCCAACATCGACCCCAAGAAGACCCTCTGGGCGGTCGTGTCGGACGAGCTGGACTACATCAACGTCGGCCAGGTCGAGATGCCGTCCCGCGCGTACGTCAGCGCCTTCGGCTTCAAGGGCCCGGACCAGCAGAAGCCGGCCGGCGTCCTGTCCGGTGGTGAGCGCAACCGCCTCAACCTGGCGCTGACGCTCAAGGAGGGCGGCAACCTGCTGCTCCTCGACGAGCCCACCAACGACCTCGACGTCGAGACCCTGTCCTCGCTCGAGAACGCGCTCCTCGAATTCCCGGGTGCGGCCGTGGTCATCTCCCACGACCGCTGGTTCCTCGACCGGGTCGCCACGCACATCCTGGCGTACGAGGGCGAGTCCAAGTGGTACTGGTTCGAGGGCAACTTCGAGTCGTACGAGAAGAACAAGATCGAGCGTCTCGGCCCGGACGCGGCCCGTCCGCACCGTGCCACCTACAAGAAGCTCACGCGAGGCTGA
- a CDS encoding GTPase domain-containing protein: MDVRPQLLDALSALRDRVASVRLPLPLPGAPRARQTRAELLAQLDDYLVPRLKAPDAPLLAVVGGSTGAGKSTLVNSLVGRQVSEAGVLRPTTRTPVLVCHPDDHHWFAGMRVLPDLMRVWAPPGEDDPLPAPHRGSPRGFGNTAATRELRIETVAGLPRGLAILDAPDIDSLVVENRTLAAELICAADIWVMVTTASRYADAVPWHLLRTAKQYKATLSIVLDRVPHQVLAEVSRQYGALLTRAGLGDVPRFTVPELPESAGGGGLLPASAVAPLFAWLAHHAQDPAARQYAVGRTALGALDSLGRRMPELASAVAAQYAASVRLTSAVEDAYRREGKRVRNRLDQGGVLAGDALTRWRGYPLDTSADELLDSLAESLAALLQCAVAAADERIAQAWRREPAAGAVQLPGPDREAAERIGLAVRHWRRVLEELAEEEVARLDKQPAPDPDGIAALLVAALLGGKRARPAGEKLAERIGVQAAVRLRDRGGELVAQHLEQVLRAERDRRLAPLEALEVTPEPQAELIAALSLLQKER; the protein is encoded by the coding sequence TTGGATGTTCGGCCTCAGCTGCTCGATGCCCTGTCCGCCCTGCGCGACCGGGTCGCGTCCGTGCGTCTGCCGCTGCCCCTGCCCGGCGCCCCGCGCGCCCGCCAGACCAGAGCCGAGCTGCTCGCGCAGCTCGACGACTACCTCGTACCCCGGCTGAAGGCGCCCGACGCGCCGCTGCTCGCCGTCGTCGGCGGGTCCACCGGGGCCGGTAAGTCCACTCTCGTCAACTCCCTCGTGGGGCGCCAAGTGAGTGAAGCCGGCGTACTCCGGCCCACGACACGGACCCCGGTGCTCGTCTGCCATCCGGATGACCATCACTGGTTCGCCGGGATGCGGGTGCTCCCCGACCTGATGCGGGTCTGGGCCCCGCCCGGCGAGGACGACCCGCTCCCCGCCCCCCACCGCGGCTCCCCCCGCGGATTCGGGAACACCGCCGCCACCCGCGAGCTGCGGATCGAGACCGTCGCCGGCCTCCCGCGCGGGCTCGCCATCCTCGACGCCCCCGACATCGACTCCCTCGTCGTCGAGAACCGGACACTCGCCGCCGAGCTCATCTGCGCCGCCGACATCTGGGTCATGGTCACCACCGCCTCGCGGTACGCCGACGCCGTGCCCTGGCACCTGCTGCGCACCGCCAAGCAGTACAAGGCGACCCTGAGCATCGTCCTCGACCGGGTCCCGCACCAGGTGCTCGCCGAGGTCTCGCGGCAGTACGGGGCCCTGCTCACCCGGGCCGGGCTGGGCGACGTACCGCGGTTCACGGTGCCCGAGCTGCCCGAATCGGCCGGCGGGGGCGGGCTGCTGCCCGCCAGCGCCGTCGCCCCGCTCTTCGCGTGGCTCGCCCACCACGCGCAGGACCCGGCCGCCCGGCAGTACGCCGTCGGGCGCACCGCGCTCGGCGCGCTGGACTCCCTCGGGCGCCGGATGCCGGAGCTGGCATCCGCCGTCGCCGCCCAGTACGCCGCCTCCGTACGGCTGACCTCGGCCGTGGAGGACGCCTACCGGAGGGAGGGCAAGCGGGTCCGCAACCGGCTCGACCAGGGCGGCGTACTGGCCGGGGACGCGCTGACCCGGTGGCGCGGCTACCCCCTCGACACCAGCGCCGACGAACTGCTCGACTCGCTCGCCGAGTCGCTCGCCGCACTGCTCCAGTGCGCGGTGGCCGCCGCCGACGAGCGGATCGCCCAGGCCTGGCGGCGCGAGCCGGCCGCCGGGGCGGTGCAGCTGCCCGGGCCCGACCGGGAGGCGGCGGAACGCATCGGCCTGGCCGTACGGCACTGGCGGCGCGTACTGGAGGAACTTGCCGAGGAGGAGGTCGCGCGGCTCGACAAGCAGCCCGCGCCCGACCCCGACGGGATCGCCGCCCTGCTGGTCGCGGCCCTCCTCGGCGGCAAACGGGCCCGGCCCGCCGGGGAGAAGCTCGCCGAGCGGATCGGCGTACAGGCCGCCGTACGGCTGCGCGACCGGGGCGGCGAACTGGTCGCGCAGCACCTGGAGCAGGTGCTGCGCGCCGAGCGGGACCGCCGGCTGGCCCCGCTGGAGGCGCTCGAGGTGACGCCGGAACCGCAGGCCGAGCTGATCGCCGCGCTGTCCCTACTGCAGAAGGAGAGGTGA
- a CDS encoding alpha/beta fold hydrolase, producing MRSAAVTPEDDRIRWVELPGEEPARVYVHGLGSTSPAYFAASAVHPLLAGRRSLLVDLLGHGHSDRPEGFPYTLEAHADTLAAALDAAGATGVELIAHSMGGAVAIVLAHRHPRLVSRLVLVDANLDPVPVVPRTAGSSGIASYTEEEFLAGGWAEVRDRIGAHWWSTMRLADRTALHRTAVHLAAGTTPTMRELLLELKIPRTYLLPAADGPLAGSEALQAAGVSVVPVPDCGHNIMLDNPEAFARSTAAALARDQGGQDWAV from the coding sequence ATGCGAAGTGCCGCCGTCACACCGGAGGATGACCGGATCCGCTGGGTCGAGCTGCCCGGGGAGGAACCCGCCCGGGTGTACGTGCACGGGCTGGGATCGACCTCGCCCGCCTACTTCGCCGCGAGCGCCGTGCACCCGCTCCTCGCGGGCCGCCGCTCGCTGCTGGTCGACCTGCTGGGGCACGGGCACAGCGACCGGCCCGAGGGTTTCCCGTACACCCTCGAGGCGCATGCCGACACCCTGGCCGCCGCCCTGGACGCGGCCGGTGCGACCGGCGTCGAGCTGATCGCCCACAGCATGGGCGGCGCCGTGGCCATCGTGCTCGCCCACCGGCACCCCCGCCTCGTCTCCCGGCTGGTGCTGGTCGACGCCAATCTGGACCCGGTGCCGGTCGTCCCGCGCACCGCCGGCAGCAGCGGCATCGCCTCCTACACCGAAGAGGAGTTCCTGGCCGGAGGCTGGGCCGAGGTGCGCGACCGGATCGGCGCGCACTGGTGGTCCACCATGCGCCTGGCGGACCGTACGGCCCTGCACCGCACCGCCGTACACCTCGCGGCCGGCACGACGCCGACCATGCGCGAGCTGCTGCTGGAGCTGAAGATCCCGCGCACCTACCTGCTGCCCGCGGCCGACGGGCCCCTCGCCGGGTCCGAGGCCCTTCAGGCCGCCGGGGTGTCCGTGGTCCCCGTTCCGGACTGCGGGCACAACATCATGCTCGACAATCCGGAGGCCTTCGCCCGGAGCACGGCAGCCGCACTCGCCCGCGACCAGGGGGGCCAGGACTGGGCCGTCTAG
- a CDS encoding bifunctional phosphatase PAP2/diacylglycerol kinase family protein: MADQELTWRGSAARWDRMLFDGVARRHWPAADRVLPRLGRAANHGVLWGAAAAAIAVIGSTGARKAALRGAASLALASATVNTIGKWSVRRPRPLLEGVPEVRQLVKQPTTTSFPSGHSASAFAFTTGLALEAPGWGAALAPVAVSVAFSRVYTGVHYPSDVVAGAALGVAAGLAVRRLARGVEEARVVPGDERTAAEAPALPDGAGLTVVVNTGSGTAADAGLDVLRARLPKAEVVECAGPELAAELAAAAARATVLGVCGGDGTVNAAATAALRAGVPLAVFPGGTLNHFALDLGLAGAEDTCRALAAGHAVHAAVGRFTPGPDPEDGRSGHFLNTFSIGAYPELLRHRLHWAPRIGGGPAALLAAWKVLRAERPVRLRLAGRPRSVWLLFAGNGTYHGTGPAPRRRDSLGEGLLDVRLVHGGGRPGPRLFAAALTGPLSRSPVHTATRLRSLRVAEIPAGTPLAYDGEYAHAPAALVLDALPNALTVYRPR, encoded by the coding sequence ATGGCCGATCAGGAGCTGACCTGGCGGGGCTCCGCCGCGCGGTGGGACCGGATGCTGTTCGACGGGGTGGCCCGCCGGCACTGGCCCGCGGCCGACCGGGTGCTGCCGAGACTGGGGCGGGCCGCGAACCACGGGGTGCTGTGGGGCGCCGCCGCCGCGGCCATCGCGGTCATCGGCTCGACCGGGGCCCGTAAGGCGGCGCTGCGCGGAGCCGCCTCGCTGGCGCTGGCCTCGGCGACCGTCAACACCATCGGCAAATGGTCCGTACGCCGGCCCCGGCCGCTGCTGGAGGGCGTGCCCGAGGTGCGGCAGCTCGTGAAACAGCCGACGACCACCTCATTCCCGTCCGGGCACTCGGCGTCCGCGTTCGCCTTCACCACCGGGCTCGCGCTCGAGGCGCCCGGCTGGGGCGCCGCGCTGGCCCCGGTGGCCGTGTCGGTGGCGTTCTCCCGCGTCTACACGGGGGTGCACTACCCGTCCGACGTGGTCGCGGGGGCGGCGCTGGGCGTGGCCGCGGGCCTGGCCGTACGCCGCCTCGCGCGCGGCGTCGAGGAGGCGCGGGTCGTGCCGGGCGACGAGCGGACGGCCGCCGAGGCGCCCGCGCTGCCGGACGGGGCCGGGCTCACGGTGGTGGTCAACACCGGGTCGGGCACGGCCGCCGACGCGGGGCTCGACGTCCTGCGCGCCCGGCTGCCCAAGGCCGAGGTGGTCGAGTGCGCCGGCCCGGAGCTGGCCGCGGAACTGGCGGCGGCGGCCGCCCGGGCCACCGTGCTCGGGGTGTGCGGCGGCGACGGTACGGTCAACGCGGCCGCCACCGCCGCGCTGCGGGCCGGGGTGCCGCTCGCCGTGTTCCCCGGCGGCACGCTCAACCACTTCGCCCTCGACCTCGGCCTCGCCGGGGCCGAGGACACCTGCCGCGCCCTCGCCGCCGGCCACGCGGTCCACGCCGCGGTGGGCCGCTTCACCCCGGGTCCCGACCCCGAGGACGGCCGCTCCGGCCACTTCCTGAACACCTTCAGCATCGGCGCGTATCCGGAGCTGCTGCGGCACCGCCTGCACTGGGCGCCGCGGATCGGCGGCGGGCCCGCCGCGCTCCTGGCCGCCTGGAAGGTGCTGCGTGCGGAGCGCCCCGTACGGCTCCGGCTGGCCGGGCGGCCCCGGAGCGTCTGGCTGCTCTTCGCGGGCAACGGCACCTACCACGGCACCGGCCCGGCCCCGCGGCGCCGCGACAGCCTCGGTGAGGGCCTGCTCGACGTCCGCCTCGTGCACGGCGGCGGCCGCCCCGGCCCGCGCCTGTTCGCCGCCGCGCTCACGGGCCCCCTGAGCCGTTCCCCCGTCCACACGGCCACCCGCCTGCGCAGCCTGCGCGTCGCGGAGATCCCCGCCGGCACCCCGCTGGCGTACGACGGGGAGTACGCCCACGCCCCCGCTGCGCTGGTGCTCGACGCCCTCCCGAACGCCCTGACGGTCTACCGCCCCCGCTGA